Below is a window of Moorella thermoacetica DNA.
CGAGCCGGGTCCACCAGGACCTGGATCTCCCGCTCCAGGCCGCCGGTGACGTTGACCGCCGCCACCCCGTCCAGGCGTTCCAGGCGGTTCTTGACGGTGTTTTCAGCTATATCTTTCAGCCGCTGCTGGTCCAGGTCGCCATGCAGGGCCAGGGTCATGACCGGAAACATATTGGGGTCCATTTTCATGACCATGGGCTTATCCACCCCGTCAGGGAGCCTGCTCTCGATCTGGTCAATCTTTTCGCGCATGTTCAGGGTGGCAAAGTCCATGTCCTGGCCCCAGTTAAACTCCAGGATGATAACGGAGCTCCCGGACATGCTCATGGAACGGATATTCTTAATCCCCTGGACGGTACCCAGGGCGTCCTCCAGGGGCCTGGTCACCGTCTTTTCGATTTCCTCGGGGCCGGCCCCGCTATAGGAGGTAATCACGGCCGCGTAGGGCAACTTCATGTCGGGTAAAAGGTCGACCTTCAGGCGGGACAGGGACACCACACCCATGAGGATGACCACCAGGACCACCATAGTTAAAGCTACCGGGCGTTTGATGACTGCCTGGGACCAGTTCATGCTTGCGGCCCCCCATTCACTATTTGCACCGGCTGGCTCTCATTGACAAAGTCCTGGCCCTTGACGATAATGGTCGTTCCTTCGTTCAGGCCCTTCAAGATCTCGATATTCCGGCCGTCGTCGATGCCGGTGGTAACCACCTGGCCCATGGCCTTGCCGTCGACGACCGTGTAGACGATGCTCTGGCCGCTGCGGTTGACCACGGCATTTTTCGGCACCAGAAGGGCATTCTGCACCTCCCGGGTCTGGAAGACCACCGTGGCGGCCATACCCGGTTTTACTTCCGCCGGGGCGTCAGGAATAGCCACCTTAACGCTGTACAGGCGCGTGCTCTTATCGGCAGCCGGGCTGCTGCTGGCGACGCTGCCCTCCAGGGCTTTATTCCCCGCCGCCGGCACTTCTACGCTTACCTTCTTTCCTACCTGGAGGTAATTGATGTCCTCCTCGGTTACGTTGATCTCCACCTGGAGGTCGCCGGTGGTTACCAGGGTGACCACCGCTCCCTGGGCCGTCTCCCCGGGTTCCAGGAGGCGTGCGGCCACTACCCCGTCAACAGGAGCCTTTATGTAACAATTATCCAGGGCCACTTGCGCCTGGCGTACGGCCGCCTCCGCCGTGGCGATTTGGGCCTGGGAGGATGCCAGGCTGGCCCGGGCGGCCTCCAGGGCGCCGCGAAGTATTTCCAGGTTTTCCTTGCTGGCTGCGGCAGCCGTCCGGGCGGCGTCCAGTTGCTGCTGGGAGGCGGCTCCCGAGTCAAAAAGGGCCTGGGTCCGCTGGAGATTGGCTTCATCTAGCTGAGCCTGGACTTCGGCCTGCTTCAGCCTGGCTTCGGCCTGCTTGATCCCGGCCTCGGCCTGGGCCGGGGCGGTGCGGGCCTGGTCTAAGCCGGCCTGGGCCTGGGCCAGGCGGGCTGCGGCATCGTCATCCTCCAGCTCGGCGATGATCTGGCCCCGGCTGACCCTGTCGCCGACGTGTACCAGTACGGACTTCAGCTTGCCCGGCGTGGCGGCGGTGACGTTAACCGTTGTCCCCGCCTGGACCGTCCCCGTTACCCGGGCGGGCTGGGCGATATTGCCCCGGGTAACTCTGGCCACTTCCACCGCCACCTTTGCCGCTGCCGCCTCCTGATCGGCCGGCTTTTTACCGCAGCCGCCTACCGCCGTGGCGGCGAGGAAAAAGGCCAGGGTGAAAACGGCAAAGCTCCTCTTCCTCACGGTTACTACTCCCCCCGTATTAAATCGACCGAACGGTCGGTCAACAGAAATCATCTTACCATATTTCTGACAAGGGGTTCAATGTTATTAATTTAAAATGGCGTCAAGTTTTTTTAAAAAATTAAAGGGTACCCTCCCCGTACAGGGGAAAGTACCCTTCTAATCGAACTTAACGTTTCAGGACCGGGCGCCGTCCCTCCGAAGGATTGCTCTGCTTTAACACCCCCAGCATGGTCAGGGCTTTGCCGGTACCCAGGGCGACGCAGGAGATGGGGTCGTCGGCGATATAGACCGGCAGGCCAGTCTCCTCGCTCAGGAGGACGTCAATGCCACGGATCAGGCTGCCGCCCCCGGTCATGACGATCCCCTTGTTGACCAGATCGGCGGCCAGCTCCGGTGGCGTCTGCTCCAGGACCTCCTTCACCGCCCCGACAATCTGCTGGACTGGTTCCTGGAGGGCGGTAAAGATCTCCAGGGAGGTGATATTCACCGTCTTCGGCAGGCCGGTCACCAGGTCGCGCCCGCGGATGTCCATACTCTCACCTTCGCCGACGGAGCGGTGGACCGTGCCGATTTTCATTTTTAATTCTTCGGCGCTGCGCTCGCCGATCATCAGGTTGTGCTCGCGCCGGATATAGCGGACGATGGCTTCATCCATTTTGTCCCCGGCGACCCGCAGAGAATTGCTACAGACGATGCCCCCCAGGGAAAGGACGGCAATGTCGGTGGTGCCGCCGCCGATGTCCACCACCATGGAACCGCTGGGCTCGGCGATATCCAGGCCGGCGCCCAGGGCCGCCGCCAGGGGCTCTTCAATGACAAAGGCCTGCTTGGCCCCGGCCTGCAGGGCCGCCTGGCGCACGGCCCGCTCCTCCACCCCGGTGACCCCGGAGGGTATGCAGACCATGACCCTTGGCCGGAGGAAGCCCTGGCGGCCGCAGGCTTTATCAATAAAGTAGCGTAGCATCTTTTCGGTGCTGTCGTAGTCGGCTATAACCCCGTCCCGTAAAGGGCGCAGGGCGATAATATTTCCCGGCGTCCTCCCCAGCATGCGCCGGGCTTCTTCCCCCACGGCAAATATCTGGCCGCTGTCCCGGTCCAGGGCCACCACCGAAGGTTCCCGGAGGACAATCCCTTTACCCTGGAGGTAGACCAGGACGCTGGCCGTCCCTAAATCAATACCTATATCCTGACCGAAGCCAAACATTTGCAGCTGATCCCTTCCTCTTCCATGGCAATACTGTTATTTATTCTCCAGGAGAGGAAGAAATTCCTGTCGGTTTCTCAGGAAACTTGCGCTTCTTTATATTTTTTCCTGGTGGCCTCTCCGCCCCGCAGGTGGCGCTCTGCCTTATTGGTGTTGAGGACGGCCCGCACCTCCCGGGCCAGGGCCATATTTATCTTCGGCAGGCGTTCAGCCACGTCCTTGTGCACCGTACTCTTACTGACACTAAAAGCAGTAGCCGCCTGCCGTACAGTACAGCGGTACTCTACGATGTAGGCGGCTATCTGCAATACCCTTTCCCGGATATAGTCCTGCATGGGGGCAGCCTCCCAATTTCAAGTCGTTATAATTTTATTGACAGGCTGCCGAAAAAAGAACTTACTGCATGGCGGGGACAGGGTCTACGGTCTTACCGTTTTTTAGCAGTTCCAGGTGCAGGTGGGGTTGGGTGCCGGCCTCGGCCGTTCCCGGTTCACCCAGCTCACCAAG
It encodes the following:
- a CDS encoding efflux RND transporter periplasmic adaptor subunit codes for the protein MRKRSFAVFTLAFFLAATAVGGCGKKPADQEAAAAKVAVEVARVTRGNIAQPARVTGTVQAGTTVNVTAATPGKLKSVLVHVGDRVSRGQIIAELEDDDAAARLAQAQAGLDQARTAPAQAEAGIKQAEARLKQAEVQAQLDEANLQRTQALFDSGAASQQQLDAARTAAAASKENLEILRGALEAARASLASSQAQIATAEAAVRQAQVALDNCYIKAPVDGVVAARLLEPGETAQGAVVTLVTTGDLQVEINVTEEDINYLQVGKKVSVEVPAAGNKALEGSVASSSPAADKSTRLYSVKVAIPDAPAEVKPGMAATVVFQTREVQNALLVPKNAVVNRSGQSIVYTVVDGKAMGQVVTTGIDDGRNIEILKGLNEGTTIIVKGQDFVNESQPVQIVNGGPQA
- a CDS encoding rod shape-determining protein encodes the protein MFGFGQDIGIDLGTASVLVYLQGKGIVLREPSVVALDRDSGQIFAVGEEARRMLGRTPGNIIALRPLRDGVIADYDSTEKMLRYFIDKACGRQGFLRPRVMVCIPSGVTGVEERAVRQAALQAGAKQAFVIEEPLAAALGAGLDIAEPSGSMVVDIGGGTTDIAVLSLGGIVCSNSLRVAGDKMDEAIVRYIRREHNLMIGERSAEELKMKIGTVHRSVGEGESMDIRGRDLVTGLPKTVNITSLEIFTALQEPVQQIVGAVKEVLEQTPPELAADLVNKGIVMTGGGSLIRGIDVLLSEETGLPVYIADDPISCVALGTGKALTMLGVLKQSNPSEGRRPVLKR
- the spoIIID gene encoding sporulation transcriptional regulator SpoIIID, which encodes MQDYIRERVLQIAAYIVEYRCTVRQAATAFSVSKSTVHKDVAERLPKINMALAREVRAVLNTNKAERHLRGGEATRKKYKEAQVS